A region from the Lolium perenne isolate Kyuss_39 chromosome 4, Kyuss_2.0, whole genome shotgun sequence genome encodes:
- the LOC139839031 gene encoding uncharacterized protein — MLPASPAAASSSPAAATTSAAVTSMVSTAPLPVDPTFTAPLPGDPISTAPLGTVPFAPPSVYTGSIVAVSADVNSGLPVLPPGIPAMPAGYLPGFQLPFAGTPGVVSIASAITIRLTSENYMTWRAQVAPLLCSHLLMGYVDGSIICPAAHTVVDHGGVMIPQQNPLHQRWVQQDQAILSAFVSSMTESVVGMVMFATTARDAWETLAGAFAATSIARSSSIRQQMAELKKRDSTMNVYFHKMKALADELTSIGQPLRDTEIISYVLAGLGKEYDALYEVVNARTEPMPLRDLYAQLCATEHRKSTQREETGHHYPVAHFAPAQNLYSPMENATTYGAPRGYRPQQYRPDGRPQQQQQSTHGQPRPSANSPQGKSGRAPVVCQLCGVPRHTAARCYKRFNRDFLGVGNDGRDTERQLSMAANAVAYGTHGGQQMTMDPAWYADSGATHHITHDLDKLTTKESYHGNEQVHTANGAGTGRGARLEVLTPDADRMEESIVVHVDPSVQQPPLHGSQLHGAPSGLLPMHDGAASASGSAIGSASSGFVPCPSPEAADEPASPLASSPASHHDDSSPETDIVAGSSPVSPATSAPADSPVAAPSSVPSTAPASVPAAVPPAALSPPMTHRCRGIVQPKVRTDGTVAWSSILAAREAAKDTTKPSDFRTALQIPHWRSAMETEFSALQQNGTWNLVPPVPGVNLIDSKWVFKVKLRADGSVERYKARLVAKGFKQRYGLDYEETFSPVVKPATIRLLLSMALSRRWHLRQLDVQNAFLNGFLDEQVYMRQPPDFADPDKPGHFCHLIKSLYGLKQAPRAWHARLSSVLGSLGFSPSATDTSLFILRRSDITLFLLIYVDDIIVISSTAATIPRLIAQLRSEFSVKDLGVLHYFLGIEVHSPSPGSLHLRQRKYALELLARAGMLKCSPVTTPMASSERLCSTDGDILSSDEATQYRSLVGGLQYLTVTRPDLSFVVNKVCQYLHEPRTPHMTAVKRILWYVRFTIDSGLLFRSSSSTLLSAFSDADWADSMDDWRSTGGYAIFYGGNLIAWSARKQSTVSRSSTESEYKALGDATAELVWVQSLLRELGIYQARPPVLWCDNIGATYLSLNPVFHARTKHIEVDFHFVRERVAKKQLQIRFISSKDQVADIFTKPLPLPLFDRCRHNLNLVSPVEIEGG, encoded by the exons ATGCTTCCGGCCTCCCCCGCTGCGGCTTCGTCTTCGCCCGCGGCTGCAACAACCAGCGCCGCCGTCACCAGCATGGTCTCCACCGCGCCACTGCCAGTCGATCCGACTTTCACCGCGCCTCTGCCAGGCGATCCGATCTCCACCGCGCCACTTGGAACGGTCCCCTTCGCACCGCCGTCGGTCTACACTGGATCGATCGTCGCGGTGTCTGCTGATGTTAACTCGGGTCTACCCGTGCTCCCGCCCGGAATCCCTGCCATGCCTGCGGGATATCTGCCAGGGTTCCAACTCCCGTTTGCGGGAACTCCGGGCGTCGTCTCCATCGCCTCAGCCATCACTATAAGGCTGACGAGCGAGAATTACATGACCTGGAGAGCTCAGGTTGCTCCCCTTCTGTGCAGCCACCTTCTCATGGGGTACGTCGATGGCTCCATCATCTGCCCGGCTGCTCACACCGTCGTTGATCATGGCGGCGTCATGATTCCGCAGCAAAACCCTCTACATCAACGTTGGGTGCAGCAAGATCAAGCCATACTGTCTGCGTTCGTCTCTTCAATGACGGAAAGTGTCGTGGGTATGGTCATGTTTGCCACCACGGCGCGCGATGCGTGGGAGACGCTCGCCGGTGCTTTTGCTGCGACCTCAATCGCACGTTCCTCCAGCATCCGCCAGCAGatggctgagctcaagaagagggaCTCCACCATGAATGTCTATTTTCACAAGATGAAGGCCCTGGCTGATGAGCTGACTAGCATTGGTCAACCTCTTCGTGATACCGAGATTATCTCATATGTTCTCGCTGGTCTCGGCAAGGAATATGACGCATTGTATGAAGTTGTGAACGCCAGGACCGAGCCCATGCCACTCCGTGATCTCTACGCGCAGCTCTGCGCCACGGAGCACCGCAAGTCCACTCAGCGCGAGGAAACGGGACATCACTACCCGGTGGCTCACTTTGCCCCGGCTCAGAACTTGTACAGCCCCATGGAGAATGCTACTACCTATGGCGCTCCACGAGGATATCGTCCTCAGCAGTACCGCCCGGATGGTCGCCCACAGCAGCAACAGCAGTCCACTCATGGACAGCCAAGGCCCTCCGCTAACTCTCCACAAGGCAAGTCTGGTCGGGCGCCGGTAGTCTGTCAGCTCTGCGGTGTTCCTCGCCACACGGCTGCGCGGTGTTATAAACGCTTCAACCGTGACTTCCTTGGAGTGGGCAACGACGGCAGAGACACTGAACGGCAGCTTTCTATGGCAGCAAATGCCGTTGCATATGGCACTCATGGAGGACAGCAGATGACCATGGACCCGGCATGGTACGCTGATTCTGGGGCTACTCACCATATTACTCATGATCTCGACAAGCTCACTACCAAGGAGTCCTACCACGGCAATGAGCAAGTCCACACGGCAAATGGAGCAG GTACAGGCCGAGGTGCGCGATTGGAAGTTCTCACTCCTGACGCTGATCGCATGGAGGAATCCATTGTGGTGCACGTCGATCCGTCCGTGCAGCAGCCCCCGCTGCATGGCTCGCAGCTGCATGGCGCGCCCTCGGGCTTGCTGCCCATGCATGATGGCGCCGCGTCTGCGTCCGGCTCCGCTATCGGCTCGGCTTCCTCGGGCTTCGTGCCGTGTCCATCTCCGGAAGCTGCAGACGAACCCGCATCTCCACTGGCCTCGAGTCCCGCATCTCACCATGATGATTCTTCGCCTGAGACGGACATAGTGGCAGGCTCCAGCCCTGTTTCTCCTGCCACCAGCGCGCCTGCTGATTCGCCTGTGGCTGCTCCCTCGTCCGTGCCATCGACAGCTCCTGCGTCTGTCCCTGCAGCAGTACCGCCCGCAGCTCTGTCTCCTCCTATGACTCATCGGTGCAGAGGCATCGTTCAGCCCAAAGTCAGGACTGATGGCACTGTAGCCTGGAGCAGTATCTTGGCAGCACGTGAAGCAGCTAAAGACACTACCAAACCCTCTGATTTTCGTACTGCACTTCAGATTCCTCATTGGCGCTCGGCTATGGAAACGGAGTTCTCCGCACTACAACAGAATGGCACCTGGAATCTTGTGCCTCCCGTTCCTGGAGTAAATTTGATTGATTCCAAGTGGGTGTTCAAGGTGAAACTGCGTGCTGATGGTTCTGTTGAGCGCTACAAGGCCCGGTTAGTTGCTAAAGGGTTCAAACAGCGGTATGGTCTTGACTATGAGGAAACATTTAGTCCTGTTGTTAAGCCTGCGACCATCAGATTGTTGCTCTCTATGGCTCTCTCTCGGCGATGGCATCTTCGCCAGTTGGATGTTCAAAATGCCTTTCTCAATGGCTTTCTGGATGAGCAGGTATATATGAGACAGCCTCCTGATTTTGCTGATCCTGATAAACCTGGTCATTTCTGTCATCTTATTAAGTCGCTCTATGGCTTGAAGCAAGCTCCTCGTGCTTGGCATGCTCGTCTCAGTTCTGTGCTTGGATCTCTGGGATTCTCACCCTCTGCCACTGACACCTCGCTGTTTATACTTCGGCGGTCTGATATCACTCTTTTTCTGCtgatctatgttgatgatatcattgtCATTAGTTCCACAGCGGCAACTATTCCCAGGTTGATTGCTCAGCTACGGTCAGAATTCTCTGTTAAGGATCTGGGTGTCTTACATtactttcttggcattgaggtgcaCTCTCCTTCACCTGGCAGTCTTCACCTTCGACAACGCAAGTATGCTCTTGAACTTCTTGCGCGTGCTGGTATGCTGAAGTGTAGTCCTGTCACTACTCCTATGGCATCTTCTGAGCGGTTATGCAGTACTGATGGTGATATCCTTTCCTCTGATGAGGCTACTCAGTACCGCAGTCTTGTTGGTGGACTTCAGTATCTTACAGTGACCAGACCAGATTTGTCCTTTGTTGTGAACAAGGTCTGTCAGTATCTTCACGAGCCTCGCACTCCTCATATGACTGCTGTCAAACGTATTCTTTGGTATGTGCGCTTTACCATTGACAGTGGTCTGCTGTTTCGGTCCTCTTCCTCTACCTTGCTCTCAGCATTCTCTGATGCAGACTGGGCTGATAGTATGGATGattggcgatccacggggggataTGCTATATTCTATGGTGGCAATCTGATCGCCTGGAGTGCTCGTAAGCAATCTACAGTATCTAGATCGAGTACTGAGTCTGAGTATAAGGCCCTTGGTGATGCAACTGCGGAGCTTGTTTGGGTTCAGTCTTTGTTACGGGAGCTTGGTATATATCAAGCGCGACCTCCAGTGTTATGGTGTGACAACATTGGAGCGACTTACCTGTCATTGAACCCGGTTTTTCATGCACGGACGAAGCACATCGAGGTTGATTTTCACTTTGTCCGCGAGCGTGTTGCTAAGAAACAGCTTCAGATTCGGTTCATCTCCTCTAAAGACCAAGTTGCAGACATATTCACCAAACCCCTCCCATTACCTTTATTTGATCGTTGTAGACACAATCTCAATCTAGTTTCACCagttgagattgagggagggtga